From Hippoglossus stenolepis isolate QCI-W04-F060 chromosome 6, HSTE1.2, whole genome shotgun sequence, a single genomic window includes:
- the LOC118110760 gene encoding troponin C, skeletal muscle isoform X1: protein MPTDAQSDARSFLTEEMIAEFKAAFDMFDTDGGGDISTKELGQVMRMLGQNPSREELDAIIEEVDEDGSGTIDFEEFLVMMVQQLKEDQTGKSEEELSECFRIFDKNGDGFVDREEFGEILHLTGESVVEEDIDEMFGESDTNKDGKIDFDEFLKMMENVQ from the exons ATG CCCACTGACGCCCAAAGTGATGCCCGCTCCTTCCTGACGGAGGAGATGATTGCAG AGTTCAAGGCGGCCTTCGACATGTTCGACACCGACGGTGGCGGTGACATCAGCACAAAGGAGTTGGGACAAGTAATGAGGATGCTGGGCCAGAACCCGTCAAGGGAGGAGTTGGACGCCATCATTGAGGAGGTGGATGAGGATG GCAGCGGCACCATTGACTTCGAGGAGTTCCTGGTCATGATGGTGCAACAGTTAAAGGAGGACCAGACTGGGAAGAGTGAAGAGGAGCTCTCTGAATGCTTCCGTATTTTTGACAA GAACGGAGATGGTTTCGTCGACCGGGAGGAGTTTGGAGAAATCCTCCATCTCACTGGAGAATCAGTCGTAGAGGAAGATATTGATGAGATGTTCGGAGAATCGGACACAAACAAGGACGGAAAGATTGATTTTGATG agtttctgaaAATGATGGAGAACGTCCAGTAA
- the LOC118110760 gene encoding troponin C, skeletal muscle isoform X2: protein MIAEFKAAFDMFDTDGGGDISTKELGQVMRMLGQNPSREELDAIIEEVDEDGSGTIDFEEFLVMMVQQLKEDQTGKSEEELSECFRIFDKNGDGFVDREEFGEILHLTGESVVEEDIDEMFGESDTNKDGKIDFDEFLKMMENVQ from the exons ATGATTGCAG AGTTCAAGGCGGCCTTCGACATGTTCGACACCGACGGTGGCGGTGACATCAGCACAAAGGAGTTGGGACAAGTAATGAGGATGCTGGGCCAGAACCCGTCAAGGGAGGAGTTGGACGCCATCATTGAGGAGGTGGATGAGGATG GCAGCGGCACCATTGACTTCGAGGAGTTCCTGGTCATGATGGTGCAACAGTTAAAGGAGGACCAGACTGGGAAGAGTGAAGAGGAGCTCTCTGAATGCTTCCGTATTTTTGACAA GAACGGAGATGGTTTCGTCGACCGGGAGGAGTTTGGAGAAATCCTCCATCTCACTGGAGAATCAGTCGTAGAGGAAGATATTGATGAGATGTTCGGAGAATCGGACACAAACAAGGACGGAAAGATTGATTTTGATG agtttctgaaAATGATGGAGAACGTCCAGTAA
- the LOC118110761 gene encoding troponin C, skeletal muscle, with amino-acid sequence MTDAQQEARSYLSEEMLAEFKAAFDMFDTDGGGDISTKELGQVMRMLGQNPTREELDEIIEEVDEDGSGTIDFEEFLVMMVRLLKEDQAGKSEEELAECFRVFDKNADGYIDREEFAIIIRSTGEPISEEEIDELMKDGDKNADGMLDFDEFLKMMENVQ; translated from the exons ATG ACTGACGCGCAACAAGAGGCCCGCTCCTACCTGAGCGAGGAAATGCTGGCTG AGTTCAAAGCCGCTTTCGACATGTTCGACACTGACGGTGGCGGTGATATCAGCACCAAGGAGTTGGGACAGGTGATGAGGATGCTGGGCCAGAACCCGACAAGAGAGGAGTTGGATGAGATCATCGAGGAGGTCGATGAGGATG GTAGCGGTACCATCGACTTCGAGGAGTTCTTGGTCATGATGGTGAGGCTGCTGAAGGAGGACCAGGCCGGCAAGAGCGAGGAAGAGTTGGCAGAGTGCTTCCGTGTGTTCGACAA gAACGCCGACGGCTACATCGACAGAGAGGAGTTCGCCATCATCATCCGCAGCACCGGCGAGCCCATCTCAGAGGAGGAGATTGATGAGCTGATGAAGGATGGAGACAAGAACGCTGACGGCATGCTGGACTTTGATG AATTCCTCAAGATGATGGAGAATGTGCAGTAA
- the taf13 gene encoding transcription initiation factor TFIID subunit 13, which produces MADEEDETGFDEELDDGTGGLDAGHGKRKRLFSKELRCMMYGFGDDQNPYTESVDILEDLVIDFITEMTHKAMSIGRQGRVQVEDIVFLIRKDPRKFARVKDLLTMNEELKRARKAFDEANYGS; this is translated from the coding sequence ATGGCGGATGAGGAGGACGAGACCGGCTTCGATGAGGAGTTGGACGACGGCACCGGCGGGCTGGACGCTGGCCacgggaagaggaagaggctcTTCTCCAAGGAGCTGCGGTGCATGATGTACGGCTTCGGGGACGACCAGAACCCGTACACGGAGTCCGTGGACATCCTGGAGGACCTGGTGATCGATTTCATCACGGAAATGACCCACAAGGCCATGTCCATCGGGCGCCAGGGCCGCGTCCAGGTGGAGGATATCGTGTTCCTGATTCGCAAGGACCCGAGGAAGTTCGCCCGAGTCAAAGACCTGCTGACCATGAACGAGGAGCTGAAGAGAGCCCGGAAAGCTTTCGATGAAGCCAACTATGGCTCGTAA
- the slc35c2 gene encoding solute carrier family 35 member C2, with product MACPVQFLCRGLRNVGLVLLYYIFSIGITFYNKWLMRGFHYPLFMTLVHLTIIFCLSSLTRRAMQCWTGKSRVILSWSDYLIKVAPTALATALDIGLSNWSLLFITISLYTMTKSTAVLFILFFSLVFKLEEPNPFLILVVLLISSGLFMFTYESTQFNLKGFVMVLLASFIGGIRWTLTQVLMQKAELGLQNPIDAMYHLQPLMFVGLFPLFLFNEGLSLSTSEKLFRVTELSPLLYSLVTLSIGGSLAFGLGFSEFLLVSRTSSLTLSISGIFKEVCTLLLAAALMGDKMSLLNWLGFTVCLCGISLHVGLKTYYSKNKVPTLRQLNSRSPELELPLLQQNRDNAEDSAADGYTDEDEEQEITLH from the exons ATGGCGTGCCCTGTCCAGTTCCTCTGTCGGGGGCTTCGCAATGTTGGATTGGTTCTCCTCTACTATATCTTCTCTATCGGCATCACCTTCTATAACAAATGGCTGATGAGG gGTTTCCACTACCCCCTCTTCATGACGTTGGTTCACCTCACCATCATCTTCTGCCTGTCGTCTCTGACGAGAAGGGCCATGCAGTGCTGGACAGGGAAATCCCGCGTTATTCTGAGCTGGTCAGATTACCTCATAAAAGTGGCGCCCACTG CCTTGGCCACAGCTCTGGATATTGGACTTTCCAACTGGAGCTTACTCTTTATCACCATTAGCTT GTACACCATGACCAAGTCCACGGCAGTACTCTTtatcctctttttctccttggTGTTCAAACTAGAGGAGCCG AACCCATTCCTGATCCTGGTGGTCCTGCTGATCTCCAGCGGTCTGTTTATGTTTACATACGAGTCAACCCAGTTCAACCTGAAGGGGTTCGTCATGGTGCTGCTGGCGTCCTTCATAGGGGGGATCCGCTGGACGCTCACCCAGGTCCTGATGCAGAAGGCAGAGCTGG GCCTTCAGAACCCGATAGACGCCATGTACCACCTGCAACCTCTCATGTTCGTTGGCCTCTTTCCCCTCTTCCTGTTTAATGAAG gGCTGAGCCTCAGTACCTCAGAAAAGTTGTTCCGGGTGACGGAGCTTTCACCTCTCCTATACTCACTCGTCACACTGAGTATCGGCGGCTCACTGGCCTTTGGTTTAGGCTTCTCAGAGTTCCTGCTCGTCTCCCGAACCTCCAGCCTTACTCTATCAATATCAGGGATCTTTAAG gaggTGTGTACTCTGCTTTTGGCAGCAGCTCTGATGGGAGACAAAATGAGCTTGCTTAATTGGCTGGGATTCACTGTGTGCCTGTGTGGCATTTCATTGCATGTGGGACTCAAGACATACTATTCAAAAa ATAAGGTCCCAACGTTAAGGCAGCTGAACAGTCGAAGCCCAGAGCTTGAGTTGCCGTtgctgcagcagaacagagaCAATGCAGAGGATTCAGCCGCTGATGGATACACCGACGAAGACGAGGAACAAGAAATCACTCTGCACTGA